Proteins encoded by one window of Cucurbita pepo subsp. pepo cultivar mu-cu-16 chromosome LG14, ASM280686v2, whole genome shotgun sequence:
- the LOC111810271 gene encoding tubby-like F-box protein 5: MSFKSFVRELREIKDGIGSISKRGEEGSRHWRNRTMSHIAPDQEEHSPLELIQQGRWANLPPELLLDIIRRVEESETSWPSRAVVVFCASVCRSWRAITKEIIRTPEQCGRLTFPISLKQPGPRESPFQCFIRRDRATSTYLLYFSLAPSEDEKHKLLLAAKRVRRAAGTDFIISLVADDFSRASSTYVGKLRSNFLGTKFSIYDSQPPCDPVAQQNSRSSRRFHSKQVSPRVPACNYSVGTVSYELNVLRTRGPRRMQCVMQTIPVSSIQEGGTAPTPTSFTHSVDDHLSIESDSMRKDSGKDFGSKTPSEPAVQGSDESLVLKNKAPRWHEQLQCWCLNFRGRVTVASVKNFQLVAAVDESHNVSVEEQEKVILQFGKIGKDIFTMDYHYPLSAFQAFAICLSSFDTKPACE; the protein is encoded by the exons ATGTcgtttaaaagttttgttagAGAGCTGCGAGAGATTAAAGATGGAATTGGGAGCATTTCGAAACGAGGAGAAGAAGGGAGTAGGCATTGGCGCAACCGAACAATGTCACACATTGCACCTGATCAAGAAGAACATTCTCCATTGGAGTTAATTCAGCAAGGTCGATGGGCAAATCTACCCCCTGAATTACTTTTAGACATCATCCGGAGAGTGGAAGAGAGTGAAACCTCATGGCCTTCTCGAGCTGTAGTCGTTTTTTGTGCTTCAGTTTGTAGGTCTTGGAGGGCCATTACAAAGGAGATTATCAGAACTCCTGAGCAATGTGGAAGGCTCACATTTCCAATCTCATTAAAGCAG CCTGGCCCTCGGGAGTCTCCATTTCAGTGCTTTATCAGAAGGGATAGAGCAACTTCGACCTACCTCCTGTACTTCAGTTTGGCTCCTT CGGAGGACGAAAAACATAAATTGTTGTTAGCAGCCAAGAGGGTCAGAAGAGCAGCCGGTACTGACTTTATCATATCTTTAGTAGCTGATGATTTTTCTCGAGCAAGTAGTACCTATGTTGGTAAATTAAG GTCTAATTTCCTGGGTACGAAGTTCTCGATTTATGATAGCCAGCCTCCTTGTGACCCTGTAGCTCAGCAAAATAGTCGATCAAGCCGAAGATTTCACTCTAAGCAAGTCTCTCCTAGGGTACCTGCATGTAACTACAGTGTAGGTACAGTTTCTTATGAACTTAATGTTCTTCGCACTAGAGGTCCTCGGAGGATGCAGTGCGTCATGCAAACGATTCCAGTTTCTTCAATTCAGGAGGGAGGCACTGCCCCAACACCTACTTCGTTCACACACTCTGTCGATGACCACCTGTCTATCGAGTCCGATTCTATGAGAAAGGATTCAGGCAAGGACTTCGGCTCAAAGACCCCATCAGAACCAGCAGTTCAGGGATCAGATGAATCCTTGGTGCTTAAAAACAAGGCACCAAGATGGCATGAGCAGCTGCAGTGCTGGTGCCTAAATTTCAGAGGACGTGTGACGGTGGCATCGGTTAAGAACTTCCAACTCGTTGCAGCTGTTGATGAATCTCACAATGTTTCAGtggaagaacaagagaagGTAATTCTCCAGTTCggaaaaattggaaaagacATCTTCACCATGGATTACCACTATCCGCTCTCTGCATTCCAAGCCTTTGCAATCTGCTTGAGCAGCTTCGACACGAAGCCAGCCTGCGAGTGA
- the LOC111809716 gene encoding small nuclear ribonucleoprotein Sm D2-like has translation MSRPMEEDTSKNEEEEFNTGPLSVLMMSVKNNTQVLINCRNNKKLLGRVRAFDRHCNMVLENVREMWTEVPKTGKGKKKAQPVNKDRFISKMFLRGDSVIIVLRNPK, from the exons ATGAG CCGACCAATGGAGGAAGAT ACTAGCAAAAATGAGGAAGAGGAGTTCAACACTGGTCCACTTTCAGTTCTCATGATGAGTGTTAAAAATAACACTCAG GTTCTTATTAATTGTCGCAACAATAAGAAGCTCTTGGGACGTGTACGGGCCTTCGACCGGCATTGTAATATGGTTCTGGAAAATGTTAGAGAGATGTGGACTGAG GTACCTAAAACTGGGAAGGGCAAGAAAAAGGCTCAACCTGTTAACAAGGATAGATTCATCAGTAAGATGTTCCTGAGAGGAGACTCTGTCATCATTGTTCTTAGGAATCCCAAGTAA
- the LOC111810061 gene encoding U-box domain-containing protein 5, protein MGTDSTANVEAASNVHSFKVHCRMCTELMKLVDRVSEILPEIEAARPGSPEGREALCNLNNGKMKAELLLQYCRESSKLYLALTGDRIISRCHRVRTLLEHSLRKIKYMVPVTLARKISQMADDLRVAKFILDSSDEEAWKALRQLLKLGASPPDVLEKSEIATLKIAALRLNISSPKEMLYEKRSIRKLLDDVGHGDPPKKKILTYLLYILKKHGELILQEIRENQADSSNSNGHGEIEVNVKHGNNASHADMILNRAIPPEEFKCPISMRLMYDPVVIASGVTYEKVWIEKWFEEGHNTCPHTKMKLTDFSMIPNVDLKNVIDKWCIKFGVTIPDPTVEPECPEVWENSIASFGSSMNDIRLPIDFSNISLGGLDNSYYPDSLRLNGGNELAIKSGQSKDHDLQRFQSDSYAEEADLEFPSTINELSWESKCKIIKDMKVVINKKGVGPALSETVMDHLALFLKDACDQQDSEAQKNGAELFLSLVRRSRSNRLIVPEKVLTTLASLLNSVVTYEVLAILEALSGHRKCGSNFVTSGVLASIAKYLDSEVGDLQEFAIKTFYNLSSNSDICSDIVSLGCIPKLVPLLNYENLSGKCIFILKNLCHTEDARISIVETNGCISSIAQCLWLGSLEDQEHAVTILLSLCSQRFEYCELVMEEGVIPPLSSITMKGSEKGKAGATELLRLLRDFQDNEQQEPCVSEPPYSYEPPCNSEQGKPSKKSGFLGMNISIFSKRGLLKKK, encoded by the exons ATGGGAACTGATAGTACTGCAAATGTTGAGGCAGCTTCAAATGTCCATTCCTTTAAG GTTCATTGTAGAATGTGTACCGAGTTAATGAAATTGGTTGACCGGGTGTCGGAGATATTACCGGAAATTGAAGCAGCTCGGCCTGGAAGCCCGGAAGGTCGAGAGGCGCTGTGCAATTTAAACAATGGAAAGATGAAAGCAGAGCTGCTTCTTCAGTATTGTCGAGAGTCTAGTAAGCTTTATCTG GCATTAACTGGAGATCGAATCATCTCTAGATGTCATAGAGTGAGGACTTTGTTGGAGCATAGTTTGCGTAAAATTAAGTACATGGTTCCTGTGACATTGGCTCGAAAG ATCTCTCAAATGGCTGATGATCTTAGGGTTGCAAAATTTATCCTCGACTCATCCGACGAAGAGGCTTGGAAGGCTTTGCGACAATTGCTGAAGCTAGGTGCTTCGCCTCCAGATGTATTGGAAAAGTCGGAAATCGCAACTCTTAAAATTGCTGCTTTGAGGCTTAATATTTCATCACCCAAGGAAATGTTATACGAGAAACGGTCCATCAGAAAACTATTAGATGATGTTGGTCACGGCGATCCCCcgaaaaagaagattttgaCATACCttctatatattttgaagaagCATGGGGAGTTGATACTGCAAGAAATCAGGGAAAACCAAGCTGATAGTTCTAACAGTAATGGTCATGGGGAAATTGAAGTTAATGTGAAACATGGAAATAATGCTTCCCATGCTGATATGATACTCAATAGGGCCATTCCCCCTGAGGAATTTAAGTGCCCCATATCAATGAGATTGATGTATGATCCTGTTGTGATCGCGTCTGGAGTGACATATGAGAAGGTGTGGATTGAAAAGTGGTTTGAGGAGGGTCATAATACGTGCCCGCATACCAAAATGAAACTAACCGATTTTTCGATGATTCCTAATGTTGATCTAAAGAATGTAATTGATAAATGGTGCATAAAGTTTGGAGTCACAATCCCGGATCCAACTGTGGAACCAGAATGCCCCGAGGTTTGGGAGAATTCCATTGCTAGCTTTGGAAGTTCGATGAATGATATTCGTCTACCCATCGATTTTAGCAATATATCGCTTGGAGGTCTCGATAATAGTTACTATCCAGATTCATTGAGGCTCAATGGTGGCAATGAATTGGCTATCAAGTCTGGGCAGAGTAAAGATCATGATCTGCAAAGGTTTCAATCCGATTCATATGCTGAGGAAGCAGACTTGGAGTTTCCATCTACCATAAATGAGCTTTCGTGGGAATCGAAATGCAAGATTATTAAAGATATGAAAGTTGTCATTAACAAAAAAGGCGTCGGTCCCGCCTTATCTGAAACCGTCATGGATCACCTTGCCTTATTTTTAAAGGATGCGTGTGATCAGCAGGATTCCGAGGCTCAGAAAAATGGAGCTGAGCTATTTCTTTCACTTGTGAGAAGAAGCAG GTCTAATAGGCTGATTGTACCTGAGAAGGTTCTGACAACATTAGCTAGTTTACTGAATTCAGTTGTGACTTATGAAGTTCTTGCCATTTTAGAAGCGTTATCTGGTCACCGTAAATGCGGGTCTAATTTTGTCACATCTGGTGTCCTTGCTTCAATAGCTAAGTATCTCGACTCAGAGGTCGGAGACTTGCAAGAATTTGCCATTAAAACCTTTTACAATCTATCCTCAAACAGCGACATCTGCTCCGACATCGTTTCACTGGGGTGCATCCCAAAACTAGTTCCCTTGCTAAATTATGAGAATCTCTCAGGCAAATGTATATTCATTCTGAAAAATTTGTGCCACACAGAAGACGCAAGGATCTCTATTGTTGAAACTAATGGCTGCATTAGCTCTATTGCTCAATGTCTCTGGCTAGGCAGTCTCGAAGACCAGGAGCATGCCGTTACTATCCTCCTTTCGCTATGCTCGCAGCGATTCGAGTATTGTGAGTTAGTAATGGAGGAAGGTGTTATCCCCCCTCTTTCCAGTATCACTATGAAGGGTagtgaaaaaggaaaagcgGGTGCCACCGAATTACTCCGACTTCTAAGAGACTTTCAAGATAATGAGCAGCAAGAACCTTGTGTTTCTGAACCTCCATACTCGTACGAACCCCCTTGCAACTCTGAGCAAGGGAAGCCGAGCAAGAAGTCTGGATTTCTTGGAATGAACATATCAATCTTCTCGAAGCGCGGTCTTCTAAAGAAGAAGTAA
- the LOC111810685 gene encoding methyl-CpG-binding domain-containing protein 10-like gives MARRMKSLTAVLWVVVVLLVAEKSRGWAEETKDNVAEAASNAKDNVAEAASSAKESVSEAAEKAKLGEKAEAVKEGASEAYSNTKESVAEAAEKAKLGEKAEAVKEGASEAYSSAKENVAEAAEEAKLGEKAEAVKKGASEAYNDAKDKAGSWSNWAYNKLSKGFGFKDEEVKETAPAKAEKADEATPKGGEAAKEVAGEAPKHEHEHNPAEKEKTTEL, from the exons ATGGCAAGGAGAATGAAGTCGTTGACGGCGGTTTTGTGGGTGGTGGTGGTTCTGTTGGTGGCGGAGAAAAGCAGGGGATGGGCTGAAGAAACAAAGGACAATGTAGCCGAAGCTGCTTCCAATGCAAAGGACAATGTAGCCGAAGCTGCTTCCAGCGCAAAGGAAAGCGTATCCGAAGCTGCTGAAAAAGCGAAGCTTGGTGAGAAAGCCGAAGCCGTAAAGGAAGGGGCTTCAGAAGCTTATTCAAATACGAAGGAAAGCGTGGCTGAAGCGGCTGAGAAAGCGAAGCTTGGTGAAAAAGCTGAAGCCGTCAAGGAAGGGGCTTCAGAAGCTTATTCAAGTGCGAAGGAAAACGTAGCTGAAGCGGCTGAAGAAGCGAAGCTTGGTGAGAAAGCTGAAGCCGTGAAGAAAGGGGCTTCCGAAGCTTATAACGACGCTAAGGACAAGGCTGGGTCTTGGTCCAATTGGGCATACAACAAGCTTTCCAA GGGATTCGGGTTTAAAGATGAAGAAGTGAAGGAGACAGCCCCCGCCAAGGCGGAGAAAGCAGACGAAGCCACACCCAAAGGCGGAGAAGCGGCGAAGGAAGTGGCCGGCGAGGCGCCCAAACACGAGCACGAGCATAATCCGGCGGAGAAGGAGAAGACCACCGAGCTCTGA
- the LOC111810406 gene encoding zinc-finger homeodomain protein 6-like yields MELRDHQTAHYSLRPRRDHPPPNPDPAAPPPAPSSPVRYRECLRNYAVKSGGHVLDGCGEFMPSGEDGTADGFKCAACECHRSFHRRVVEVVDNGRIKVVSYGMFNYYYYYYYYYILRSNNEKENYRRSFAGPVMMAFGGSAEGPAESSSDGGEASGKAKKRVRTQFIVEEKGKMMRH; encoded by the exons ATGGAATTAAGAGACCATCAAACCGCTCATTATTCCCTTAGACCCAGGAGAGATCACCCTCCTCCGAACCCAGATCCGGCGGCGCCACCACCTGCGCCGTCGTCTCCGGTTCGCTACCGTGAATGTTTGAGGAACTACGCCGTGAAGAGCGGCGGGCACGTGCTCGATGGGTGCGGAGAGTTCATGCCCAGTGGGGAAGATGGTACTGCTGATGGGTTCAAGTGCGCCGCCTGCGAATGTCACCGGAGTTTCCACCGGAGAGTAGTGGAGGTGGTGGATAACGGCCGGATTAAGGTCGTGAGTTACGGtatgtttaattattattattattattattattattatatattgagatctaataatgaaaaggaaaattat CGGCGGAGTTTCGCTGGTCCGGTGATGATGGCGTTCGGCGGTTCGGCGGAAGGCCCGGCGGAGTCGTCAAGCGACGGCGGAGAAGCGTCGGGGAAGGCAAAGAAGCGGGTGAGGACGCAGTTCATCGTAGAAGAGAAGGGTAAAATGATGAGGCACTAG